A stretch of the Streptomyces sp. NBC_00078 genome encodes the following:
- a CDS encoding aromatic ring-hydroxylating dioxygenase subunit alpha, which translates to MSEYIEVDQEIPRFRVNRKVMTDPAVFAVERERIFDHSWLYIGHETELAKPNDYVTRTVAGRPLIFARDAQGKVKVWVNSCPHRGAMLCREPKGNARFMTCFYHGWSFNNSGEVVSIPDDAGYGAGFERPGLAAPAKVGSYRGFVFVSFDPDIVDLPTYLAGAKEYLDLVSDQSQVGMRVLPGTHEYSVKANWKLLTENSYDGYHLVSTHQRYLEMITAAHGKADISFASNSIAVNLGGGHAVMAGTPASGAALGRPLSEEAKHEKAEHFERLRQTHGDAWVERMGGTRNLVIFPNLVVIDLVMGVLIRRIEPVTPDYMEVSAWQLVPPEEGEELHRQRLDNFLTFWGPGGLASPDDVEALETCQRSYAAQRELPWSDISRGMHTPHKGMNGEYQMRTWWRRWHELVTGEALPEEPQAPLPDFFAGQRQRPASATAEAK; encoded by the coding sequence GTGTCTGAATACATCGAGGTCGACCAGGAAATTCCCCGCTTCAGGGTGAACCGGAAGGTCATGACGGATCCGGCTGTGTTCGCCGTGGAACGCGAGCGCATCTTCGACCACAGCTGGCTCTACATCGGTCACGAGACCGAACTCGCCAAGCCCAACGACTACGTCACCCGCACCGTGGCCGGCCGGCCACTGATCTTCGCCAGGGACGCCCAGGGGAAGGTCAAGGTCTGGGTCAACTCCTGCCCCCACCGCGGTGCGATGCTGTGCCGTGAGCCGAAGGGCAACGCTCGCTTCATGACCTGCTTCTACCACGGCTGGAGCTTCAACAACTCGGGCGAGGTCGTCTCGATCCCCGACGACGCGGGCTACGGGGCCGGCTTCGAGCGACCGGGGCTGGCGGCTCCCGCGAAGGTCGGCTCCTACCGCGGTTTCGTCTTCGTCAGCTTCGATCCGGACATCGTCGATCTCCCCACCTACCTGGCGGGCGCCAAGGAGTACCTGGACCTGGTGTCCGACCAGTCCCAGGTCGGCATGAGGGTCCTGCCGGGCACGCACGAGTACTCGGTGAAGGCCAACTGGAAACTCCTGACGGAGAACAGTTACGACGGCTACCACCTCGTCTCCACCCACCAACGCTATCTGGAGATGATCACCGCCGCCCACGGCAAGGCCGACATCTCCTTCGCCTCGAACTCCATAGCCGTCAACCTGGGCGGTGGCCACGCCGTCATGGCCGGCACTCCCGCGAGCGGCGCCGCGCTGGGACGGCCGCTGTCCGAGGAGGCCAAACACGAGAAGGCCGAACACTTCGAGCGGCTCCGTCAGACGCACGGCGACGCGTGGGTGGAACGCATGGGCGGCACCCGCAACCTGGTGATCTTCCCCAACCTGGTGGTCATCGACCTGGTCATGGGCGTGCTGATCCGCAGGATCGAGCCCGTCACGCCTGACTACATGGAAGTCAGTGCCTGGCAGCTGGTGCCACCGGAGGAGGGCGAGGAACTGCACAGGCAGCGCCTGGACAACTTCCTCACCTTCTGGGGTCCGGGCGGACTCGCCTCGCCCGACGACGTGGAGGCACTGGAGACGTGCCAGCGGTCCTACGCGGCCCAGCGGGAGCTGCCCTGGTCCGACATCTCCCGCGGGATGCACACGCCTCACAAGGGGATGAACGGCGAATACCAGATGCGCACGTGGTGGCGCCGCTGGCACGAGCTGGTCACGGGGGAGGCACTCCCCGAAGAACCGCAGGCCCCGCTTCCGGACTTCTTCGCCGGACAGAGGCAGCGGCCGGCCTCCGCGACCGCAGAGGCCAAATAG